Proteins from a genomic interval of Salinivibrio kushneri:
- a CDS encoding 3-phenylpropionate MFS transporter, translating into MTVTQCSPFRWLSEYFGGFFFSYGVYLPFWAVWFEYLGLNSGVIGTLIGLGFATRCVANLVFTPRVQQVEALLPALRALTLMALVTCVLHPLMGANVWWLALVTVLFNLAIGPSVPLSDALANYYARHKVIDYGRTRLWGSIAFIVGSSLTGWLVTEQSAAIIPWVAIGGLSACLLLTLRRPTLMPQSERDMTNSKVSMRQLFRDRQVVVFLLIASLLQGSHAAYYSFSAIYWKQAGYSESIVGYLWSLGVVAEVAVFALGARLFNGWSSKALFQLAAVGVLLRWGITGTTTAAVPVILVQLLHGITFAGAHLGAMQYIQRECGARLVATQAAYNALPMGAVVAALTTASGWIYAVSPSGTFYTMALLALPVFVLPLREPAFWRAKQAKVA; encoded by the coding sequence ATGACCGTAACCCAATGTTCTCCGTTTCGCTGGCTGTCAGAATACTTTGGTGGCTTCTTTTTTTCCTATGGTGTGTATCTGCCGTTTTGGGCGGTATGGTTTGAGTACCTAGGCCTAAATTCAGGTGTGATCGGCACCTTGATAGGACTCGGTTTCGCGACCCGTTGTGTGGCTAATTTAGTCTTTACACCGCGTGTGCAACAGGTTGAAGCCTTGCTGCCCGCTCTGAGGGCATTGACGCTCATGGCGTTAGTGACGTGTGTATTGCACCCCTTAATGGGAGCCAATGTGTGGTGGCTGGCGTTGGTGACTGTGTTGTTTAATCTTGCCATTGGTCCCTCCGTCCCGCTGTCAGATGCGCTTGCCAACTATTATGCGCGCCATAAAGTTATCGACTATGGTCGAACCCGTCTTTGGGGATCGATCGCCTTTATTGTTGGGTCGAGTTTGACCGGGTGGCTGGTGACCGAGCAATCGGCGGCGATTATTCCTTGGGTCGCGATTGGCGGCTTGTCTGCCTGTTTGTTGCTGACGTTGCGTCGGCCGACATTGATGCCACAAAGCGAGCGCGATATGACCAATAGCAAAGTCTCGATGCGTCAGCTTTTCCGCGACCGTCAGGTGGTCGTGTTCTTGTTAATCGCCTCCCTGCTGCAAGGCAGCCACGCAGCGTATTACAGTTTTAGTGCGATCTACTGGAAGCAGGCTGGATATAGCGAGAGCATTGTCGGCTATTTGTGGAGCCTCGGGGTGGTGGCGGAAGTAGCCGTCTTTGCCTTAGGCGCGCGGCTTTTTAATGGCTGGTCATCCAAAGCCTTGTTCCAATTGGCGGCTGTGGGTGTATTGCTGCGTTGGGGGATCACAGGGACGACGACCGCCGCGGTGCCAGTGATCCTGGTGCAACTGCTCCACGGCATTACGTTTGCCGGCGCGCACCTGGGCGCGATGCAGTATATTCAGCGCGAGTGTGGGGCGCGATTGGTGGCCACACAAGCGGCGTACAATGCGTTGCCAATGGGCGCAGTGGTGGCGGCGCTGACCACGGCAAGCGGGTGGATTTATGCCGTATCGCCCTCTGGCACCTTCTATACCATGGCACTGCTCGCGCTGCCTGTTTTTGTTTTACCGCTGCGTGAACCGGCCTTTTGGCGTGCCAAGCAAGCTAAGGTGGCATAG
- a CDS encoding DUF294 nucleotidyltransferase-like domain-containing protein, translating to MPEPFDTSHAPFDCLTASQVKQCRQALDVAYFRRGDTLIQPGDTGEQLFIIIKGSVEEVSEDGKEVFSHYTTDDLFDVPALLNGTAKHRYRALEDTLCHLLPAEVFLAIYHHNHAFRGYFDTNLQRRQTLMVQARQQQNLAEFMLTRIDDSNIQPALCVASDVPLHVATAQMKAERCDCALVDDEKGDCGIITRTNLLHALVLEGYDQSVPVGEVATRPVISVERGDFLFHAMIKMTRQRVKRVRVVNEHGNTAGMLDLPQVLSLFSTHSHVLNLQIARAQTIDELVIAANSQSKLVHTLFNNGIHTRFVMQLIATVNEQIMEKAFRLLVPEAYQSQCCLVVMGSEGRGEQVLKTDQDNALILADDLNWPDCQQVMETFSHTLYQLGYPPCPGHVMVSNPKWVKTATQWQQTVRNLAQSANHQSVMDLAILADSQPIAGDLSLIDAIHPPLNDTLTDNMLTLNTFVRPALAFRVPLTVFGSLKSSKEGLDIKKGGIFPIVHGVRTMSLEKGVRHTNTFERLEQLANLGALAEETAENLSEALKLFIRLRLRQQLSGEPQSNYLDVAHLPSSERDLLRHGLHVVKKFKESLAFHYHVRD from the coding sequence ATGCCTGAACCTTTTGACACCTCTCATGCGCCCTTTGACTGCCTAACCGCATCACAAGTCAAACAATGCCGCCAAGCACTCGACGTTGCCTACTTTCGCCGTGGCGACACCCTGATCCAACCCGGTGATACGGGCGAGCAGCTCTTTATCATTATTAAAGGCAGCGTGGAAGAAGTGTCAGAAGACGGTAAGGAAGTATTTTCTCATTATACCACCGACGACTTATTTGACGTGCCAGCGCTGCTTAATGGCACCGCCAAACATCGATACCGTGCGCTAGAAGATACCCTCTGTCATTTATTGCCTGCTGAGGTGTTTCTCGCCATTTATCATCATAATCACGCGTTTCGAGGCTACTTTGATACCAACCTTCAGCGCCGACAAACGCTGATGGTGCAAGCGCGTCAGCAGCAAAACCTCGCCGAGTTTATGCTCACTCGGATTGATGACAGCAATATTCAACCTGCCTTGTGTGTCGCCTCCGACGTACCCCTGCATGTTGCCACCGCCCAGATGAAAGCCGAGCGCTGCGACTGCGCCTTGGTAGATGATGAAAAGGGCGACTGCGGCATTATCACCCGCACCAATTTGCTTCATGCGCTCGTGCTAGAGGGCTACGATCAATCCGTGCCTGTTGGCGAGGTGGCCACACGTCCGGTGATCAGTGTCGAACGCGGCGACTTTCTCTTTCACGCCATGATTAAGATGACACGCCAGCGCGTAAAACGTGTCCGGGTCGTCAATGAACACGGAAACACTGCAGGGATGCTCGATCTTCCTCAGGTACTGAGCCTCTTTTCCACTCACTCTCACGTACTTAACTTACAGATTGCCCGCGCACAAACCATTGACGAACTGGTGATCGCCGCAAACAGCCAGAGCAAGCTGGTACACACCTTATTTAATAATGGCATTCACACCCGCTTTGTAATGCAGCTTATCGCCACCGTGAATGAGCAAATCATGGAAAAAGCCTTCCGCTTGTTAGTGCCCGAGGCTTACCAAAGCCAGTGCTGCTTGGTGGTAATGGGCTCTGAAGGACGCGGCGAGCAAGTGCTTAAAACCGACCAAGACAACGCCTTGATTCTCGCCGACGATCTCAACTGGCCCGATTGCCAACAAGTGATGGAGACCTTTTCACACACGCTCTATCAACTCGGTTACCCGCCCTGTCCGGGTCACGTGATGGTCAGTAACCCCAAATGGGTGAAAACCGCCACGCAATGGCAGCAAACCGTGCGTAATCTGGCACAAAGTGCCAATCATCAAAGTGTCATGGACTTGGCGATCCTCGCTGACAGCCAGCCGATCGCCGGCGATCTGAGTCTGATTGATGCGATCCACCCCCCCCTCAACGACACCTTGACCGACAATATGTTGACGCTCAACACCTTTGTCCGCCCTGCACTCGCCTTTCGCGTCCCTCTCACCGTGTTTGGCTCGCTCAAAAGCAGTAAAGAAGGGCTAGATATCAAAAAAGGCGGGATTTTCCCCATCGTCCATGGCGTGAGAACCATGAGTTTAGAAAAGGGCGTGCGCCACACCAACACCTTTGAGCGGCTGGAGCAGCTTGCCAACCTAGGGGCACTGGCGGAAGAAACGGCGGAAAACCTCTCCGAGGCCTTGAAGCTGTTTATCCGATTACGTTTAAGGCAACAATTGAGTGGCGAGCCACAAAGCAATTACCTCGACGTGGCACACCTCCCTTCGAGCGAACGCGACTTGCTACGCCACGGGCTGCATGTGGTGAAAAAGTTTAAAGAGTCACTCGCTTTCCATTATCACGTGAGGGACTAA
- a CDS encoding 3'-5' exonuclease, which produces MNWLTRHWYRHRLRHSPYRDLFLPPDSNTLISLDCETTSLDPHRAELVTIAATPIKGNRILTSHALTLTLAAPESLSAGSVRIHQLRHQDLTHGVSGEQAITALVDFIGNHPLVGYHIRYDKCILDRYARQYLGFPLPNPLIEVSDIYQRKLERLLPNAYHDISMEAISRHLDVPLPARHDALDDALAAALIYVRLTQGEMPMLQSK; this is translated from the coding sequence TTGAATTGGCTGACTCGGCATTGGTACCGTCATCGTCTACGACACTCACCCTATCGGGACTTATTTTTGCCCCCCGACTCAAACACGCTGATTTCACTGGACTGTGAGACCACCAGCTTGGATCCGCATCGTGCAGAGTTGGTTACGATTGCGGCCACCCCGATCAAAGGCAACCGGATCCTCACCAGTCACGCCCTCACCTTGACGCTGGCCGCGCCAGAAAGTCTGAGCGCCGGCTCGGTCAGAATTCACCAACTCCGCCACCAAGATCTCACCCATGGAGTCAGTGGGGAACAGGCGATCACTGCGCTGGTCGACTTTATTGGTAACCACCCCTTAGTTGGTTACCATATCCGTTACGATAAATGCATTCTTGATCGTTACGCGCGCCAGTACCTTGGCTTTCCACTGCCCAATCCTCTGATTGAAGTCAGTGATATTTATCAACGCAAACTCGAGCGCCTGCTCCCTAATGCCTATCACGACATCAGCATGGAAGCCATTAGTCGTCACCTCGATGTCCCTTTGCCGGCCCGGCATGATGCGTTGGATGATGCGCTCGCCGCGGCATTGATTTACGTCCGCCTCACCCAAGGTGAGATGCCCATGCTGCAATCCAAATAA
- the acs gene encoding acetate--CoA ligase: MSDSHVYPVMPSIAQKAHADEAKYQALYQQSVTDPEGFWREHGQILDWMAPYTKVKHTSFDTGHVDIRWFEDGTLNVAANCIDRHLKDKGDQVALIWEGDDPKDDATLTYHQLHQQVCQFANVLKDNGVRKGDVVCLYMPMVMEAAVAMLACARIGAVHTVVFGGFSPEALAGRIIDSNAKVVVTADEGIRGGRAVPLKKNVDDALANPNVKSIEKVVVYQRTGGDIDWHNHRDVWWHEATAKVSDNCPAEEMKAEDPLFILYTSGSTGTPKGVLHTTGGYLVYAAMTFKYVFDYQEGDVFWCTADVGWITGHSYLVYGPLANGAKTILFEGVPTYPSTARMSEVVDKHQVNILYTAPTAIRALMAKGNEAVAGTQRDSLRIMGSVGEPINPEAWEWYHSTIGNQACPIVDTWWQTETGGILITPLPGATALKPGSATRPFFGVQPALVDNMGHILEGATEGNLVMLDSWPGQMRTVFGDHDRFEQTYFSTFKGMYFTGDGARRDEDGYYWITGRVDDVLNISGHRMGTAEVESALVAFDKIAEAAIVGVPHDIKGQAIYAYITLNAGEVPSAELHKEVKEWVRKEIGPIATPDFIHWTDALPKTRSGKIMRRILRKIATGDTGSLGDTSTLADPSVVDKLIAEKESVV, from the coding sequence ATGAGCGATAGTCACGTATACCCCGTCATGCCTTCAATTGCACAAAAGGCACACGCGGATGAAGCCAAGTATCAAGCACTCTATCAGCAGTCAGTGACCGACCCGGAAGGCTTTTGGCGCGAGCACGGGCAAATTCTGGATTGGATGGCGCCTTATACCAAAGTCAAACACACCTCGTTTGATACCGGCCATGTGGATATCCGCTGGTTTGAAGATGGTACCTTGAACGTGGCAGCCAACTGTATTGACCGTCATCTTAAAGACAAAGGCGACCAGGTTGCCTTAATTTGGGAAGGCGACGATCCAAAGGACGATGCCACGCTCACTTATCACCAACTCCACCAGCAAGTATGCCAATTTGCCAATGTCTTAAAAGACAACGGTGTCAGAAAAGGCGATGTGGTGTGTCTGTACATGCCAATGGTGATGGAAGCGGCGGTGGCGATGCTGGCCTGTGCCCGTATTGGTGCCGTGCATACCGTGGTGTTTGGCGGCTTTTCTCCCGAAGCACTGGCAGGCCGGATTATTGATTCCAATGCCAAGGTAGTGGTGACCGCCGATGAAGGAATACGTGGTGGCCGTGCGGTGCCCCTGAAGAAAAACGTCGATGATGCCCTCGCCAATCCCAATGTGAAGTCGATTGAAAAAGTGGTGGTCTACCAACGCACCGGCGGCGATATTGACTGGCACAATCATCGTGATGTCTGGTGGCACGAGGCCACTGCGAAGGTGTCTGATAACTGCCCTGCTGAAGAGATGAAAGCCGAAGATCCTTTGTTTATTCTCTATACATCTGGCTCCACAGGCACGCCAAAAGGGGTACTGCATACGACCGGTGGCTATCTGGTGTATGCGGCGATGACCTTTAAGTATGTCTTCGACTATCAAGAGGGAGACGTGTTCTGGTGTACAGCGGATGTTGGTTGGATCACCGGCCACAGCTACTTGGTATACGGGCCGCTGGCCAACGGCGCGAAAACAATCTTATTTGAAGGCGTCCCCACTTATCCAAGCACCGCACGAATGAGTGAAGTCGTCGATAAGCACCAAGTGAATATTCTTTACACCGCGCCGACCGCCATCCGTGCATTGATGGCCAAAGGCAATGAAGCCGTCGCTGGCACCCAACGCGACTCACTGCGGATCATGGGCTCGGTGGGTGAACCCATTAACCCAGAGGCATGGGAGTGGTATCACAGCACCATTGGCAACCAAGCCTGTCCGATTGTCGACACCTGGTGGCAAACGGAAACCGGTGGGATCTTGATCACCCCACTGCCCGGTGCCACCGCACTAAAACCGGGCTCGGCAACGCGTCCTTTCTTTGGCGTACAGCCGGCCTTGGTGGATAACATGGGCCATATACTCGAGGGCGCCACCGAGGGTAACCTCGTGATGCTCGACTCGTGGCCAGGACAGATGCGTACCGTCTTTGGCGATCACGACCGCTTCGAGCAAACTTATTTCTCCACCTTTAAAGGCATGTACTTTACCGGTGACGGGGCGCGTCGTGATGAAGACGGCTATTACTGGATCACCGGGCGCGTCGATGATGTCCTCAATATCTCGGGTCACCGAATGGGTACCGCCGAAGTCGAATCCGCGCTCGTCGCATTCGATAAAATTGCCGAAGCCGCGATTGTTGGTGTGCCACACGATATCAAAGGCCAAGCGATCTATGCCTATATCACCCTTAATGCCGGTGAAGTGCCCAGTGCCGAACTCCACAAGGAAGTCAAAGAGTGGGTGCGCAAAGAAATTGGCCCGATTGCGACGCCCGACTTCATCCACTGGACGGATGCACTGCCTAAAACCCGTTCAGGCAAAATCATGCGTCGCATTCTGCGCAAAATCGCCACCGGTGATACCGGTAGTCTGGGCGATACCTCGACATTGGCCGATCCCAGTGTGGTGGATAAGCTTATCGCAGAAAAAGAAAGTGTGGTCTAA
- the aroQ gene encoding type II 3-dehydroquinate dehydratase, with product MSTKNQVLVLNGPNLNLLGKREPEHYGAQTLSQIMAGLEAQAATLGLSLEHFQSNSEASLIDKVHQAMETVDFIIINPAALTHTSVALRDALLGVDIPFIEVHLSNVYARESFRHHSYFSDKAVGVLSGFGADGYEFALTAAARHLAFAAE from the coding sequence ATGTCTACAAAAAACCAAGTTTTAGTTTTAAATGGCCCAAACCTTAATTTGCTTGGCAAGCGTGAGCCCGAGCATTACGGCGCCCAGACCCTTAGCCAAATCATGGCGGGCTTAGAGGCACAAGCCGCTACCTTGGGTCTCAGTCTTGAACACTTTCAATCCAATAGCGAAGCTAGCCTCATCGATAAAGTCCACCAAGCCATGGAGACCGTAGACTTTATCATTATCAACCCAGCAGCGCTGACCCATACCTCTGTCGCCCTGCGTGACGCCCTATTAGGGGTCGACATCCCTTTTATCGAAGTGCACTTGTCGAATGTCTACGCACGTGAGTCCTTCCGGCATCACTCGTACTTTTCGGATAAAGCCGTCGGGGTGCTCAGCGGCTTTGGTGCTGATGGTTATGAATTCGCCTTAACAGCGGCCGCGCGTCATTTGGCGTTTGCGGCTGAGTAA
- the accB gene encoding acetyl-CoA carboxylase biotin carboxyl carrier protein, whose amino-acid sequence MDIRKIKKLIELVEESGISELEIAEGEESVRISRSSPAAPAQMAAPQYAPAPAPAPAAPEAPAAEPASAPQPSGHQVLSPMVGTFYRAPSPESAAFVEVGSHVQEGDALCIVEAMKMMNQIQADKSGVVKAILCEDGQPVEFDEPLVIIE is encoded by the coding sequence ATGGATATCCGTAAGATTAAGAAACTGATCGAGCTTGTTGAAGAGTCAGGCATCTCTGAGCTAGAGATTGCCGAAGGCGAAGAGTCAGTTCGTATCAGCCGCTCTTCCCCAGCGGCGCCTGCGCAAATGGCTGCGCCACAATACGCACCGGCACCCGCCCCGGCACCCGCCGCGCCTGAAGCGCCGGCCGCCGAACCTGCAAGCGCACCGCAACCGAGCGGGCATCAAGTGCTTTCACCGATGGTCGGTACCTTCTATCGTGCACCAAGCCCAGAATCGGCCGCATTTGTCGAAGTCGGTAGCCACGTGCAAGAAGGCGACGCCTTGTGTATTGTCGAAGCGATGAAGATGATGAACCAAATCCAAGCCGACAAGAGCGGTGTGGTCAAAGCGATTCTCTGTGAAGACGGTCAGCCCGTTGAATTCGACGAACCACTCGTGATCATCGAATAA
- the accC gene encoding acetyl-CoA carboxylase biotin carboxylase subunit: protein MLDKIVIANRGEIALRILRACKELGIKTVAVHSTADRDLKHVLLADETVCIGPAPSNQSYLNIPRIISAAEITGAVAIHPGYGFLSENADFAEQVERSGFVFVGPKAETIRLMGDKVSAIEAMKKAGVPCVPGSDGPLGSDQEKNKTIAKRIGYPVIIKASGGGGGRGMRVVRSEAELIDAIAMTRAEAKSAFSNDMVYMEKFLENPRHVEVQVLADGQGGAIHLGERDCSMQRRHQKVVEEAPAPGITAEMRKFIGERCCRACVEIGYRGAGTFEFLYENGEFYFIEMNTRIQVEHPVTEMVTGVDLVKEQLRIAAGQPLSFTQDDIQIRGHAVECRINAEDPERFIPSPGKIERFHSPGGMGVRWESHVYAGYQVPPHYDSMVGKLICYGENRDVAIARMRNALAETVIDGIKTNIPLQLDIMNDEHFQHGGANIHYLEKKLGLS, encoded by the coding sequence ATGTTAGATAAAATTGTAATTGCTAACCGCGGTGAAATTGCATTGCGCATTTTGCGTGCGTGCAAAGAGCTGGGGATTAAAACCGTCGCGGTACACTCGACCGCTGACCGCGATCTTAAACACGTGTTGCTCGCCGATGAAACCGTCTGTATCGGCCCTGCACCGAGTAACCAAAGCTATCTGAATATTCCTCGCATCATCAGCGCCGCTGAAATTACCGGCGCGGTGGCCATTCACCCCGGTTACGGCTTCCTATCCGAAAACGCTGATTTTGCCGAGCAGGTTGAGCGTTCAGGGTTTGTCTTTGTCGGCCCCAAAGCCGAGACCATCCGCCTGATGGGCGATAAGGTATCGGCGATTGAAGCGATGAAGAAAGCAGGGGTGCCCTGTGTCCCCGGTTCAGATGGCCCGCTGGGTAGCGATCAGGAAAAAAACAAAACCATTGCCAAACGTATTGGCTATCCGGTGATCATCAAAGCATCCGGTGGCGGCGGTGGCCGGGGGATGCGCGTGGTGCGCTCTGAAGCGGAGCTTATCGATGCGATTGCCATGACCCGCGCCGAAGCCAAATCTGCATTTAGCAACGACATGGTTTACATGGAAAAATTCCTTGAGAACCCTCGCCATGTTGAAGTGCAAGTCTTGGCCGACGGTCAAGGCGGGGCGATTCACCTGGGTGAACGCGATTGCTCAATGCAGCGCCGTCACCAAAAAGTGGTTGAAGAAGCGCCAGCCCCTGGAATTACCGCAGAGATGCGTAAATTCATTGGCGAGCGCTGCTGCCGCGCATGTGTTGAGATTGGTTATCGCGGCGCAGGTACCTTTGAGTTCTTATATGAAAACGGCGAGTTCTACTTTATTGAGATGAACACTCGCATCCAGGTCGAGCACCCCGTTACCGAAATGGTGACTGGCGTCGACTTGGTCAAAGAACAACTCCGCATTGCGGCGGGTCAGCCACTGTCGTTCACCCAAGACGACATCCAAATTCGCGGCCACGCGGTGGAATGCCGGATCAACGCTGAAGATCCAGAGCGCTTTATCCCGAGCCCAGGCAAAATTGAACGCTTCCACTCTCCAGGCGGAATGGGCGTGCGTTGGGAGTCACACGTGTACGCGGGCTATCAGGTTCCGCCCCATTATGACTCCATGGTTGGCAAGCTTATCTGTTACGGCGAGAACCGTGACGTCGCGATTGCGCGTATGCGGAATGCCCTCGCGGAAACCGTGATTGATGGGATTAAAACCAACATTCCTCTCCAGCTCGATATTATGAATGACGAGCACTTCCAACACGGCGGTGCCAACATTCATTATCTCGAGAAGAAACTCGGCTTGTCGTAA
- the prmA gene encoding 50S ribosomal protein L11 methyltransferase — protein MPWIQLKLNATSDNAEAIGDLLMEETGALSVTFLDAKDTPVFEPLPGETRLWGETDIMALYDAHTDMSDVLAMISTSPLLADDFAHKVEQLEDKDWTRAWMDNFKPIQCGQRLWICPTWCEVPDDKAVNVMLDPGLAFGTGSHPTTALCLEWLDSLDLSGKTVVDFGCGSGILAIAAIKLGAERVIGIDIDPQALLASKDNAERNGVADQLHLYLPKDQPADLKADVVVANILAGPLRELSSVIKGLIKPGGQLAMSGVLETQADDVANHYRDSLTIDPIVEREEWCRISGNLPA, from the coding sequence ATGCCTTGGATCCAACTCAAATTGAATGCGACGTCTGATAACGCCGAAGCGATTGGCGACCTGCTAATGGAAGAAACCGGCGCGCTGTCTGTCACCTTCTTAGACGCTAAAGACACACCGGTTTTTGAGCCCTTACCCGGTGAAACCCGCTTATGGGGCGAGACAGATATCATGGCCTTGTATGATGCGCACACTGACATGAGTGATGTATTGGCCATGATCAGCACCAGCCCACTGCTCGCTGATGACTTTGCCCATAAAGTAGAGCAACTGGAAGACAAAGACTGGACGCGCGCATGGATGGATAACTTTAAGCCCATTCAATGTGGCCAGCGACTTTGGATCTGTCCAACCTGGTGTGAAGTGCCTGATGATAAAGCTGTGAACGTGATGCTCGACCCGGGCCTCGCCTTTGGCACCGGCTCACACCCAACTACCGCACTGTGCTTGGAATGGCTTGATAGCCTAGATCTAAGTGGCAAAACCGTGGTCGATTTTGGCTGTGGATCCGGCATTCTCGCGATTGCGGCGATTAAACTGGGTGCCGAGCGTGTGATTGGTATTGATATTGACCCACAAGCGCTGTTGGCATCAAAAGACAACGCCGAGCGCAATGGTGTCGCCGACCAACTTCACCTCTATCTTCCTAAGGACCAACCGGCCGATCTCAAAGCCGATGTGGTGGTTGCTAACATTCTTGCCGGACCGTTGCGTGAATTATCGAGTGTCATCAAAGGCCTGATCAAACCCGGCGGTCAGCTAGCGATGTCTGGCGTGCTAGAAACTCAAGCGGATGATGTGGCGAACCATTACCGTGACAGTCTCACTATCGACCCGATTGTCGAGCGCGAAGAGTGGTGCCGCATAAGCGGGAATTTACCTGCTTAA